One Gemmatimonas sp. UBA7669 genomic window carries:
- a CDS encoding P-II family nitrogen regulator yields the protein MKLIVAIIRPQRLAEVKRALFEVGVTGMTLSRVSGHGGERDVVQQYRGESVVLEFHEKVRIEMACSEEFVERAIDAICKGARTGEVGDGKIFVLPLERTVRIRTGERDNDALTAVNADEIMRQTQLEMRIPSPESL from the coding sequence ATGAAGCTCATCGTGGCCATTATCCGCCCGCAACGTCTGGCCGAGGTCAAACGGGCTCTGTTCGAGGTTGGCGTCACCGGCATGACCTTGTCGCGTGTGAGCGGGCATGGCGGGGAGCGCGACGTGGTGCAGCAATACCGCGGCGAGTCAGTGGTGCTGGAGTTTCACGAAAAGGTGCGCATCGAAATGGCCTGCTCCGAGGAGTTCGTCGAGCGCGCCATCGATGCCATCTGCAAGGGGGCTCGCACTGGCGAGGTGGGTGACGGAAAGATCTTTGTGCTGCCGCTCGAGCGCACCGTCCGCATTCGCACCGGTGAACGCGACAATGACGCACTCACCGCCGTAAACGCCGACGAGATCATGCGGCAGACGCAGCTCGAGATGCGCATCCCGTCGCCGGAGTCATTGTGA
- a CDS encoding fasciclin domain-containing protein, whose amino-acid sequence MSRAVLVLSAAFTLGLSACNRGEAPQASSDEPATGATAGQALVDDTTSVPNVVRVAVRSADHTTLVKALQAANLVDPLANPGPFTVFAPTNSAFDKLPPGALSSLMEPANKSQLTAVLHHHVTTSALDLESLADGQDLGMVAGGSERITRKDGNTYIGSARIVASVRASNGWVHVIDGVLLPPQ is encoded by the coding sequence ATGTCGCGCGCTGTGCTCGTGCTGTCTGCCGCATTCACGCTAGGCCTGTCGGCCTGCAATCGCGGTGAGGCGCCCCAAGCTTCATCGGATGAACCCGCGACCGGCGCTACGGCGGGTCAGGCGCTGGTTGACGACACCACCTCGGTCCCCAATGTCGTGCGTGTGGCGGTGCGCTCCGCCGATCACACCACACTCGTGAAGGCTCTGCAGGCGGCCAACCTGGTGGACCCGCTCGCCAATCCGGGACCGTTCACCGTGTTTGCGCCCACCAACTCCGCGTTCGACAAGTTGCCACCCGGTGCGTTGTCCTCGTTGATGGAGCCCGCCAACAAGAGTCAGCTCACGGCGGTGCTGCATCATCATGTGACGACCTCCGCCCTCGACCTCGAATCGTTGGCTGACGGTCAGGACCTTGGCATGGTGGCCGGCGGCAGTGAGCGCATCACGCGCAAGGACGGCAACACCTACATCGGCAGTGCGCGCATCGTGGCATCCGTGCGCGCGTCAAACGGCTGGGTGCACGTCATCGACGGCGTGCTGTTGCCGCCGCAGTAG
- a CDS encoding RrF2 family transcriptional regulator, which yields MRLTQFSDNALRCLLALGLQPDQVVSINIIAVQMGMSHEHLMKVVHRLHDLGYVETRRGRHGGVRLLKAPADIVLGTVIRQTEDNLDLVECFNSETSRCPIAPACQLAGMMDEALSAFLGVLDRYTLADALLNRAALVPLLRAARH from the coding sequence ATGCGACTCACCCAATTCAGCGACAACGCGCTTCGCTGCCTGCTCGCACTCGGACTGCAGCCCGACCAGGTCGTGTCCATCAACATCATTGCGGTGCAGATGGGCATGTCACACGAGCACCTGATGAAAGTGGTGCACCGGCTGCATGACCTCGGCTACGTGGAAACGCGGCGCGGTCGGCATGGCGGTGTCCGGCTTCTGAAGGCTCCGGCCGATATTGTACTCGGGACCGTGATTCGGCAAACGGAAGACAATCTGGACTTGGTTGAATGCTTCAATAGTGAGACATCTCGTTGTCCCATTGCGCCGGCCTGCCAGTTGGCCGGCATGATGGACGAAGCGCTCTCTGCTTTTCTTGGCGTGCTCGACCGTTACACGCTGGCCGATGCGCTGCTCAATCGCGCAGCCCTCGTGCCGCTGTTGCGGGCCGCGCGCCATTGA
- the nosZ gene encoding Sec-dependent nitrous-oxide reductase, with translation MSAPRRTGWIAASAAIVATLVYGFACAPANRPAGTIGTGDAASKVYVAPGTHDEFYAFLSGGFNGQVGVYGLPSGRLLKIIPVFSQFAENGYGYSEETKPMLETTFGNIPWDDLHHTALSQTNGEDDGRWLFVNANNTPRVARVDLATFETDEILQIPNSGGNHGSPFITSNSEYVLASTRFSVPIPQADVAIADYAKSFKGTISFVKADQPGKMDVAFQLLVPGYNYDLARAGKGPSKDWVFFTSYNSEQAYEKLEVNASKADKDFIAAINWKTLEACVAGGKAETWPAQYMHNTMDHATRTAQNEVKQSVKVLTPTTCPNSIYFLPTPKSPHGADVDPSGEYIVAGGKLATVIPVHSFTKLQQAIKDQAFETTIDGIPVIKYEAILAGEVKDPGLGPLHTEFDGQGYAYTSMFISSEIVKWKLGTWEIVDRAPTFYSIGHLMIPGGATTKPSGKYVVALNKITKDRYLPTGPELTQSAQIYDISGERMKLLLDFPTTGEPHYGNAIAADKIKPNQKKFFTLAENKHPQVVRNEKETGVSRSGKTVHVKMAAIRSHFSPDNLEGVQVGDTVLFHITNLEQDWDIPHGFAVMGATNAELLIMPGETRTLKWVPKTVGVYPMYCTDFCSALHQEMSGYVRVSPVGSSVPLKGNSVKAQGQVARAAARGVTLPTPPSGEGANPHAGHSMPQPR, from the coding sequence ATGTCTGCTCCACGCCGCACCGGATGGATTGCCGCGTCGGCCGCCATTGTGGCCACGCTGGTTTACGGTTTTGCCTGTGCGCCGGCCAACCGGCCGGCGGGCACCATCGGCACCGGTGACGCTGCCAGCAAGGTGTACGTCGCGCCCGGGACGCACGACGAGTTCTATGCGTTCCTTTCCGGCGGATTCAATGGCCAGGTCGGTGTGTACGGCCTGCCCTCGGGCCGTCTGCTCAAGATCATTCCGGTCTTCTCCCAGTTCGCCGAGAACGGCTACGGCTATTCGGAAGAAACGAAGCCGATGCTCGAGACCACGTTCGGCAACATCCCGTGGGATGACCTCCACCACACAGCGTTGTCGCAAACCAACGGCGAAGACGACGGGCGCTGGCTGTTTGTGAACGCCAACAACACGCCGCGTGTCGCGCGCGTGGACCTCGCCACCTTCGAGACCGACGAGATCCTCCAGATCCCGAACTCCGGTGGCAACCACGGCTCGCCGTTCATCACATCGAACAGTGAGTATGTACTGGCCTCGACGCGCTTCTCGGTGCCGATTCCCCAGGCCGACGTGGCCATCGCCGACTACGCCAAGAGCTTCAAGGGTACCATCTCCTTCGTGAAGGCCGATCAGCCCGGCAAGATGGACGTGGCCTTCCAGCTGCTCGTGCCCGGCTACAACTACGACCTCGCGCGTGCCGGCAAGGGTCCGTCCAAGGACTGGGTGTTCTTCACTTCGTACAACTCGGAGCAGGCGTACGAGAAGCTGGAAGTGAACGCATCGAAGGCCGACAAGGATTTCATCGCGGCCATCAACTGGAAGACGCTCGAGGCCTGCGTCGCGGGCGGCAAGGCGGAGACCTGGCCGGCGCAGTACATGCACAACACCATGGACCACGCCACGCGCACCGCGCAGAACGAGGTCAAGCAGTCGGTGAAGGTGCTCACGCCCACCACCTGCCCCAACTCGATCTACTTCCTGCCTACGCCCAAGTCGCCGCACGGCGCCGACGTGGACCCGAGCGGTGAGTACATCGTCGCCGGTGGCAAGTTGGCCACGGTCATTCCCGTGCACTCGTTCACCAAGCTGCAGCAGGCCATCAAGGATCAGGCCTTTGAAACGACGATCGACGGCATCCCCGTGATCAAGTACGAAGCCATTCTCGCCGGTGAAGTGAAGGACCCGGGCCTTGGCCCCCTGCACACCGAGTTCGATGGCCAGGGCTATGCCTATACGTCGATGTTCATCTCCAGCGAAATCGTGAAGTGGAAGCTGGGGACCTGGGAGATCGTCGACCGCGCGCCGACGTTCTACTCCATCGGCCACCTCATGATTCCCGGTGGTGCCACCACCAAGCCGTCCGGCAAGTACGTCGTCGCCCTCAACAAGATCACCAAGGACCGCTATCTGCCCACTGGCCCCGAGCTCACGCAGTCAGCGCAGATCTACGACATCTCGGGTGAGCGCATGAAACTGCTGCTCGACTTCCCGACGACAGGTGAGCCGCACTACGGCAACGCCATTGCCGCCGACAAGATCAAGCCCAACCAGAAGAAGTTCTTCACGCTCGCCGAGAACAAGCACCCGCAGGTCGTGCGGAACGAGAAGGAAACGGGCGTCAGCCGCAGTGGCAAGACGGTGCACGTGAAGATGGCCGCCATCCGCTCGCACTTCTCGCCGGACAATCTCGAGGGCGTGCAGGTGGGTGACACGGTGCTCTTCCACATCACCAACCTCGAGCAGGACTGGGATATCCCCCACGGCTTCGCGGTCATGGGCGCCACCAACGCGGAACTGCTCATCATGCCGGGTGAAACGCGCACACTGAAGTGGGTGCCGAAGACCGTGGGTGTGTACCCGATGTACTGCACCGACTTCTGCTCGGCGCTGCACCAGGAAATGTCGGGCTACGTGCGGGTCTCGCCGGTTGGCTCGAGCGTGCCGCTCAAGGGCAACTCGGTCAAGGCGCAGGGTCAGGTAGCCCGTGCGGCAGCGCGCGGTGTGACGCTGCCCACACCGCCGAGTGGTGAAGGCGCGAATCCGCATGCGGGACACAGCATGCCGCAGCCGCGCTGA
- a CDS encoding nitrous oxide reductase accessory protein NosL, whose translation MTSTLSRRDVLSTMASTMAWLAVGGLGLSTMACTASPRPLVPGEDSCAFCRMTIDDARFGALVVTAKGRLETFDSIECAAAYVQGLADSEPPRTVWVADFSAPARWVDATRAVYLHGSRLRSPMGRELVAFAADADTTTLLAEHGGTLTTWSGVRALVSDPVAGFRPTAGPSPQRDTAADTAARASAHAH comes from the coding sequence ATGACCTCCACCCTGTCGCGCCGCGACGTGCTTTCAACGATGGCCTCCACGATGGCCTGGCTCGCTGTAGGCGGGCTTGGCCTCTCCACCATGGCCTGCACCGCCAGCCCACGACCTCTGGTGCCCGGTGAGGACAGCTGCGCCTTCTGCCGTATGACGATCGACGATGCACGATTCGGCGCGCTGGTCGTGACCGCCAAGGGGCGCCTTGAGACGTTTGACTCCATCGAGTGCGCGGCCGCCTATGTGCAGGGCCTGGCTGACAGCGAACCGCCGCGCACGGTGTGGGTGGCCGACTTCTCGGCGCCGGCGCGATGGGTGGACGCCACGCGCGCGGTGTACCTGCATGGCAGTCGACTGCGCTCCCCCATGGGCCGTGAGCTCGTGGCATTCGCGGCCGATGCCGACACCACCACGCTCCTGGCCGAACATGGCGGCACGCTGACCACCTGGTCGGGTGTCCGCGCCCTGGTGTCCGACCCGGTGGCCGGTTTCCGGCCCACGGCTGGTCCGTCCCCGCAGCGCGATACGGCTGCCGATACCGCAGCCCGTGCCAGCGCGCATGCGCACTGA
- a CDS encoding nitrous oxide reductase family maturation protein NosD: MRTDWRSSATATLLMLSMLGASSSIGHAQSDTIVVSADGEAGTVTRLSDAVARVPRYGVVRVRAGIYREPTVIVRQPLTLVGDSGAVLDGEGQRELLVVGADSVTVRGLTFRNTGTSQATDRAALRFVEAAGCLVEYNRFENTLFGIYLQRASACLVRRNVLQGMAGSQTVTGNGLHSWSSRDVVFEDNVIDGHRDGIYFEFTVGGVARRNISRHSRRYGLHFMFSDSCRYENNTFLANESGVAVMYAKYVSMIGNRFERNRGSAAYGVLLKEISDSELRGNVFVENSIGLHLEGANRNRIADNDFVRNGWGVRIMADAQENVLRGNLFSGNVFDVGTNSRLNFSTFTGNWWDRYRGYDLDRDGRGDVAHRPVRLFALLVEQSPAALVLVRSLLVDVLDVAERVVPTLTPETLRDEAPLMRAPRTVR; encoded by the coding sequence ATGCGCACTGACTGGCGCAGTTCGGCAACGGCCACGCTGCTGATGCTGTCCATGCTCGGCGCGTCGTCCAGCATCGGCCACGCGCAGAGTGACACGATTGTCGTCTCCGCAGATGGCGAGGCGGGCACGGTGACACGACTCAGCGACGCGGTGGCGCGTGTGCCGCGGTACGGCGTGGTGCGAGTGCGCGCCGGTATCTACAGGGAGCCCACCGTCATCGTCCGTCAGCCGCTCACACTCGTGGGTGACAGCGGGGCGGTACTCGACGGCGAGGGGCAGCGCGAGCTGCTGGTGGTCGGCGCCGACTCGGTCACGGTGCGAGGCCTCACGTTTCGCAACACCGGGACCAGTCAGGCCACCGATCGGGCGGCGCTGCGTTTCGTGGAAGCCGCCGGATGTCTGGTGGAGTACAATCGCTTCGAGAACACACTGTTCGGCATCTATTTGCAGCGCGCGAGCGCCTGCCTCGTGCGGCGCAACGTGCTGCAGGGCATGGCCGGATCGCAGACCGTCACCGGGAACGGCCTGCACAGCTGGTCGAGCCGCGACGTCGTCTTTGAAGACAACGTCATCGACGGTCACCGGGACGGCATCTACTTCGAGTTCACCGTGGGTGGTGTGGCGCGGCGCAACATCAGCCGCCACAGCCGCCGCTACGGGCTGCACTTCATGTTCTCCGACAGTTGTCGCTACGAGAACAACACCTTCCTGGCCAACGAATCGGGCGTGGCGGTGATGTACGCCAAGTACGTCAGCATGATCGGCAATCGCTTCGAGCGCAATCGCGGCAGTGCGGCCTACGGCGTGCTGCTCAAGGAAATCAGCGACAGCGAACTGCGTGGCAACGTGTTTGTGGAGAACTCCATCGGCCTGCACCTCGAAGGGGCCAACCGCAACCGGATTGCGGACAACGACTTCGTCCGCAATGGCTGGGGCGTACGCATCATGGCTGATGCCCAGGAGAATGTGCTGCGTGGCAATCTCTTCTCCGGCAATGTGTTTGACGTGGGCACCAACAGTCGACTCAACTTCAGCACCTTCACCGGCAACTGGTGGGACCGCTATCGCGGCTACGACCTCGATCGCGACGGCCGTGGTGACGTGGCCCACCGTCCTGTGCGACTCTTTGCGTTGCTGGTCGAGCAGTCCCCCGCGGCACTGGTGCTGGTGCGCAGCCTGCTGGTGGATGTACTCGATGTGGCGGAACGCGTGGTGCCCACACTGACGCCGGAAACTCTGCGTGATGAGGCCCCGCTGATGCGGGCGCCGAGGACCGTGCGATGA
- a CDS encoding ABC transporter ATP-binding protein produces the protein MIGRDMQESTGTIVSLRGVVKKYGAREVLSQVDLDLPRGSVTAIIGPNGAGKTTLNKAVLGLVRVDAGQICFDGRDTRGDIVHRARIGYMPQTPRYPDAFTAGDVLTLLRELRGPSARIDDELITAFELKPLLGTPARALSGGQRQRVNAAAAFLFTPDLLLLDEPTAALDPVASGILKDKIRAVRAEGRAVVITSHILSELQELADRVVFLHEGRVHFSGTLDALLERTNVTSLERAIALLMKRSRGPSQSAGMAVA, from the coding sequence ATGATCGGACGCGACATGCAGGAATCCACCGGGACCATCGTGAGCCTGCGTGGGGTGGTGAAGAAGTACGGCGCACGCGAGGTGCTCTCGCAGGTTGATCTGGACCTGCCGCGCGGCAGCGTGACCGCTATCATCGGTCCCAACGGCGCCGGCAAGACCACGCTCAACAAAGCCGTGCTGGGCCTCGTGCGTGTGGATGCGGGCCAGATCTGCTTTGATGGTCGCGACACGCGCGGTGACATCGTGCATCGCGCACGCATCGGCTATATGCCCCAGACGCCGCGCTATCCCGATGCCTTCACCGCTGGGGATGTGCTCACGCTGCTGCGCGAACTGCGTGGCCCGTCAGCGCGCATCGACGACGAACTGATCACTGCGTTCGAGCTCAAGCCACTGCTTGGCACCCCGGCACGCGCCCTCTCAGGTGGGCAGCGGCAGCGAGTCAACGCGGCCGCCGCCTTCCTCTTCACACCCGACCTGTTGTTGCTCGACGAACCCACGGCCGCGCTTGATCCCGTGGCCAGCGGCATCCTCAAGGACAAGATCCGTGCCGTGCGTGCGGAGGGACGCGCCGTCGTCATCACCTCACACATTCTCAGTGAGCTGCAGGAACTTGCCGATCGTGTGGTCTTTCTGCACGAAGGGCGCGTACACTTCTCCGGCACGCTCGATGCCCTGCTCGAGCGGACCAACGTCACCTCGCTCGAACGGGCCATCGCGCTGCTCATGAAGCGTTCGCGCGGCCCGTCGCAGTCCGCCGGCATGGCGGTCGCATGA
- a CDS encoding ABC transporter permease has translation MSAVAMASPSVVGTVLRHEWRSVLRNRGVLVFGVGTLLLTEIVLRLTGSAPRALSALLNLVLLVVPLVTTMAGIISWHASREFNELLLTQPVRRRSLFVALYLALVLPLAVVFALGLLLPMAWHRVIGPETSGLLLSTVGGGVALTFVFGGLALLIGIRVDDRLRSVMTGLMLWLLLTVGYDALVLIVSTTMADYPLERPMLALMLGNPVDLARSVIILQSDTAALMGYTGAVMQRFLGSAVGTAAAALGLLAWIVLPMLVARRSFERRDF, from the coding sequence ATGAGTGCCGTGGCCATGGCGTCACCGTCGGTGGTGGGCACGGTCCTGCGTCATGAGTGGCGCAGCGTCCTGCGCAATCGTGGCGTGCTGGTCTTTGGCGTGGGTACGCTGCTCCTCACGGAAATCGTGCTGCGCCTTACCGGATCGGCGCCCCGCGCACTCAGTGCCCTGCTCAACCTGGTGCTGCTGGTGGTGCCGCTCGTGACCACCATGGCCGGCATCATCAGCTGGCATGCGTCGCGTGAGTTCAACGAACTGCTGCTCACCCAACCGGTACGCCGCCGCTCACTGTTCGTGGCGCTCTACCTCGCACTGGTGCTGCCGCTGGCCGTGGTGTTCGCCCTTGGCCTCCTGCTCCCCATGGCCTGGCATCGGGTCATCGGTCCCGAAACGAGTGGCCTCCTGTTGTCCACGGTCGGCGGTGGCGTCGCGCTTACGTTCGTTTTCGGGGGCCTGGCCTTGCTCATCGGCATTCGTGTCGACGACCGGCTGCGCTCGGTCATGACGGGCCTCATGCTGTGGCTGCTGCTCACCGTTGGCTACGACGCGCTGGTGTTGATCGTCTCCACCACGATGGCCGACTATCCGCTCGAGCGGCCGATGCTGGCGCTCATGCTTGGCAATCCGGTCGATCTCGCCCGCAGTGTCATCATCCTGCAGAGTGACACGGCAGCCCTCATGGGCTACACCGGCGCCGTCATGCAGCGATTCCTCGGGTCGGCCGTCGGCACGGCCGCGGCCGCTCTGGGCCTTCTGGCCTGGATTGTGTTGCCGATGCTTGTCGCGCGCCGCAGTTTCGAACGACGCGACTTCTGA
- a CDS encoding c-type cytochrome, with protein sequence MMRMSRMLLPAGIAVATLIAACGGGEAAKEQEGDDKDDATPAVAVSFDPSTITDAELALGDSIFHGLIGATSCQSCHGAGGVNGAAAPSLVDDKWLHSDGSFEGIHKTIASGVMTPKEFSGVMPPFGGAPLDAAKHRAVAAYVYKISHK encoded by the coding sequence ATGATGCGTATGTCCCGGATGCTGCTGCCCGCCGGAATCGCCGTTGCCACCTTGATTGCCGCCTGTGGTGGCGGCGAAGCGGCGAAGGAACAGGAAGGCGACGACAAGGACGACGCCACACCGGCTGTTGCCGTGTCGTTTGATCCTTCCACCATCACCGACGCCGAGCTCGCGCTCGGCGACTCGATCTTTCACGGCCTGATCGGTGCCACATCCTGTCAGTCCTGCCACGGCGCGGGCGGCGTGAATGGAGCGGCGGCGCCGAGCCTGGTGGACGACAAGTGGCTGCACAGCGACGGCAGCTTCGAGGGCATTCACAAGACCATCGCCTCAGGCGTGATGACGCCCAAGGAATTCTCTGGTGTCATGCCGCCGTTCGGCGGTGCGCCCCTCGACGCGGCCAAGCACAGAGCCGTAGCGGCGTACGTGTACAAGATCAGTCACAAGTAG
- a CDS encoding glycosyltransferase family 2 protein produces the protein MLPSVSPGVLFGLGLLFVQAVLLSVLTLRLLPGRTRRPPLPPRLSPRDDTTVSVMVTTLNEAHRVGPCLEGLMQQTAPLLEVLVVDSRSTDGTRELVQAAAARDPRIRLITDDPLPQGWVGKVWALESGLREARGTWVLGIDADTVPAPGMVGAVVDAAEQDGYDVASFAPQFIGQTAAERFVQPAMLVTLVYRCGAAGATQPPPDRVLANGQCFLARRELLLQHGGYAPARASFSDDVTLARHLARHGARVGFLDGSRLIQVSAYRSLGEMWREWGRSFDLKDATGWWLRWFDVCLVWLVQALPLTILLALLVTWRAGVWSPTGSDLASRVGTGLLIVNAVAQSLRWFMLWALRGSYGTRGLSYWASWLADAAAAWRLTQSTLKTPTAWRGRKYEPLSATASGVGT, from the coding sequence ATGCTGCCTTCCGTGTCGCCCGGCGTCCTGTTTGGTCTTGGCCTGCTGTTCGTGCAGGCCGTGCTGCTGAGTGTGCTCACACTCCGGCTGCTGCCCGGGCGCACTCGGCGGCCGCCGCTGCCGCCACGTCTGTCGCCGCGCGACGACACCACGGTGAGTGTGATGGTCACCACGCTCAACGAGGCGCATCGCGTGGGGCCGTGTCTCGAAGGGCTGATGCAGCAGACCGCGCCGCTGCTCGAGGTGCTGGTGGTGGACAGTCGATCCACCGACGGCACACGCGAGCTGGTGCAGGCGGCCGCGGCGCGCGATCCGCGTATCCGGCTCATCACCGACGACCCGTTACCGCAGGGTTGGGTGGGGAAGGTGTGGGCGTTGGAGAGTGGTCTGCGCGAGGCACGCGGCACCTGGGTTCTGGGCATCGATGCCGACACGGTGCCGGCCCCGGGCATGGTGGGCGCCGTGGTGGATGCGGCCGAGCAGGATGGCTACGATGTGGCCAGCTTCGCGCCGCAGTTCATTGGGCAGACAGCGGCTGAGCGTTTTGTGCAACCGGCCATGCTGGTGACCCTGGTGTATCGCTGCGGCGCGGCTGGCGCCACGCAGCCACCGCCCGATCGCGTGCTGGCCAATGGCCAGTGCTTTCTCGCGCGACGTGAGTTGCTGCTGCAACATGGCGGCTACGCGCCGGCCCGGGCCTCATTCTCCGACGATGTGACGCTGGCGCGGCATCTGGCGCGTCATGGCGCGCGCGTGGGTTTTCTCGATGGCTCGCGTCTCATTCAGGTGAGCGCCTATCGCTCGCTGGGCGAGATGTGGCGTGAGTGGGGACGCAGCTTTGATCTCAAGGACGCCACCGGCTGGTGGCTGCGCTGGTTCGATGTCTGTCTGGTATGGCTGGTGCAAGCGCTGCCTCTGACGATTCTGCTGGCCCTGTTGGTGACCTGGCGCGCTGGGGTGTGGAGTCCCACCGGTTCCGATCTGGCGTCGCGCGTGGGAACGGGCCTGCTGATTGTGAATGCGGTGGCGCAGAGCCTCAGGTGGTTCATGCTGTGGGCGCTGCGCGGCAGCTACGGCACCCGTGGCCTGTCGTATTGGGCCTCGTGGCTGGCGGATGCCGCGGCGGCGTGGCGGCTGACGCAGAGCACGCTGAAGACGCCCACGGCCTGGCGCGGCCGGAAGTACGAGCCGCTGTCTGCGACTGCTTCGGGCGTTGGGACTTGA
- a CDS encoding hotdog fold domain-containing protein, with amino-acid sequence MTSAPESLGQRLLANWARVHRWPLGKQLFSWAVGRMAPYTGTVGGVYTEVRPGFAQVELRDRQRVRNHLRSVHAVALVNLAEMTSGVALLTALPRGVRGIVSSLDIRYLKKARGTLTCSCTASAPDVIDTPRDHPVTAVIRDGAGDVVAECTVHWRLSPLDVS; translated from the coding sequence ATGACTTCTGCTCCGGAATCGCTGGGTCAGCGGCTGCTCGCCAACTGGGCGCGCGTGCACCGCTGGCCGCTCGGCAAACAGCTTTTCAGCTGGGCCGTGGGACGTATGGCGCCCTATACGGGCACGGTGGGCGGGGTGTACACCGAGGTCCGGCCGGGCTTTGCGCAGGTCGAGCTGCGCGATCGCCAACGGGTGCGCAACCATCTCCGCTCCGTTCACGCCGTGGCGCTCGTCAACCTGGCCGAGATGACCAGCGGTGTCGCCCTGCTCACTGCTCTGCCGCGCGGGGTGCGAGGCATCGTGTCTTCGCTGGACATTCGCTATCTCAAGAAGGCGCGCGGCACACTCACCTGCTCCTGCACGGCCAGCGCCCCCGATGTCATCGACACACCACGCGACCATCCCGTCACGGCCGTCATTCGTGATGGAGCCGGCGATGTCGTGGCCGAATGCACGGTGCACTGGCGTCTCTCGCCACTGGACGTGTCGTGA